A single Nicotiana tabacum cultivar K326 chromosome 5, ASM71507v2, whole genome shotgun sequence DNA region contains:
- the LOC107829741 gene encoding rop guanine nucleotide exchange factor 7 produces MDRLVSHNDKKDVSLEFQPQLKHFIPLEPCTKSKNQTHFSALKFKVSKSLKNLYHKAKVSNFGSKRFEFDGIVMTNSVYCASPGFLDDKMEVLSDNYGENGGKIQSLMCLNEKMIDRESCSISGFLVSEETVNEEEDSGSEDSCSPSSIVWHIEENEVQQHCANSDVSEEVEKPYVDKRKLEKQGSCLSEIEMMKERFSKLLLGEDMSGCGNGVCTALAISNAITNLCATLFGQIWRLEPLPPEKKLMWRREMEWLLCVSDHIVELIPSWQTFPDGTKLEIMTSRPRSDLYINLPALRKLDNMLLEILDSFRSTEFWYVEQGILAQESDGSSSFRNPLPRQEEKWWLPVPRVPSGGLSEDARRQLQHRRDCTNQILKAALAINSNTLAEMDVPESYLEGLPKNGKASLGDLIHKYITSDQFSPECLLDCLDLSSEHQALEIANRVESSIYVWRRRTHSKPLSGAHRSNSKSSWEMVKDLMIDGDKRELLADRAESLLLCLKQRFPGLPQTTLDMSKIQYNKDVGKSILESYSRVLESLAFNIIARIDDLLYVDDLNKHSDQFVPISKVGIIAHKSMGTPLSVPVNGTPYKTAFTTPSFSPSQLVSPAKGERSKILDGSKLSHRGFGVKKVLTDYLSVDSKGKDFSSSDFKRSDSFSSTTQDVSATASIGSSECSREIASPLTHDSPGKE; encoded by the exons ATGGATAGACTTGTGTCACACAATGACAAAAAAGATGTCTCTTTGGAATTTCAGCCACAGCTCAAGCATTTTATTCCACTAGAGCCTTGTACTAAATCCAAGAACCAAACCCATTTTTCTGCATTGAAATTTAAGGTTTCAAAATCCCTTAAAAATCTTTATCATAAAGCTAAAGTCTCAAACTTTGGTAGTAAAAGGTTTGAATTTGATGGCATTGTGATGACCAACTCTGTTTATTGTGCTTCTCCTGGTTTTCTTGATGATAAAATGGAGGTTTTGTCTGATAATTATGGGGAAAATGGTGGAAAGATTCAGTCTTTAATGTGTTTGAATGAAAAGATGATAGATAGAGAGAGCTGTTCAATTTCTGGTTTTTTGGTGTCAGAGGAAACTGTGAATGAAGAAGAAGATAGTGGGTCTGAGGATTCATGTTCTCCTTCTTCAATTGTTTGGCATATTGAGGAGAATGAGGTCCAACAGCACTGTGCAAATTCTGATGTTTCTGAAGAAGTAGAGAAACCTTATGTGGATAAAAGGAAATTAGAGAAACAAGGGTCTTGTTTGTCTG agattgaaatgatgaaggagAGATTTTCAAAATTGCTGTTGGGAGAAGACATGTCTGGTTGTGGAAATGGGGTTTGCACAGCACTAGCAATTTCAAATGCTATTACTAATCTATGTG CTACTCTTTTTGGGCAAATTTGGAGATTAGAACCTTTACCTCCAGAGAAAAAGTTAATGTGGAGGAGAGAAATGGAATGGCTTCTTTGTGTTAGTGATCATATTGTAGAATTGATACCCTCTTGGCAAACATTTCCAGATGGAACCAAGCTTGAG ATCATGACGTCTAGGCCGCGGTCAGACCTTTATATCAATCTTCCAGCACTTCGTAAACTCGACAATATGCTTCTT GAGATATTAGACAGTTTCAGAAGCACAGAATTTTGGTATGTTGAGCAAGGGATCTTAGCTCAGGAATCTGATGGGTCGTCCTCTTTCAGAAATCCTCTACCCCGTCAAGAGGAGAAATGGTGGCTTCCCGTACCTAGAGTTCCCTCCGGTGGTCTCAGTGAAGATGCAAGAAGGCAATTGCAGCACAGACGTGACTGCACAAACCAAATACTGAAAGCTGCATTGGCTATTAACAGCAACACCTTAGCGGAAATGGATGTGCCCGAGTCATATTTAGAAGGCCTTCCTAAG AATGGAAAAGCTAGCTTAGGTGATCTCATCCACAAATATATCACCTCGGATCAATTTTCACCTGAATGTTTGCTGGACTGCCTTGACTTGTCTTCTGAGCATCAAGCATTAGAGATAGCAAACCGAGTGGAGTCCTCAATTTATGTGTGGCGCAGAAGAACTCACTCAAAACCTTTGAGTGGTGCGCATAGGTCCAATTCAAAGTCCTCGTGGGAAATGGTTAAGGATTTGATGATTGATGGTGATAAGAGGGAGTTGCTTGCTGATAGAGCTGAAAGCCTTTTGCTTTGCTTAAAGCAACGGTTTCCTGGTCTTCCACAGACAACCTTAGACATGAGTAAAATTCAATATAACAAG GATGTTGGAAAATCTATATTGGAGAGCTACTCAAGAGTTCTTGAGAGCCTGGCATTCAATATTATTGCACGCATTGATGACCTTCTTTATGTGGATGATTTGAATAAGCACTCGGATCAATTTGTTCCAATTTCCAAAGTCGGTATCATTGCTCATAAGAGCATGGGAACTCCACTCTCAGTACCTGTCAATGGCACTCCGTACAAAACAGCTTTCACCACACCAAGCTTCTCTCCTTCCCAACTTGTTAGTCCAGCAAAGGGAGAAAGATCAAAAATACTCGATGGGAGCAAGCTGTCCCATCGCGGGTTTGGTGTGAAAAAAGTTTTGACTGATTATTTGAGCGTTGATTCAAAAGGGAAGGACTTCAGCAGCAGTGATTTCAAACGATCAGATTCATTTTCAAGCACTACTCAAGATGTTTCAGCAACCGCGTCTATAGGCTCTTCAGAATGTTCAAGAGAAATTGCCAGTCCATTGACACACGACTCGCCTGGGAAAGAATAA